The genomic window CGATACGCGTACCGGATCCTATGTGGAGCGAGCCTAAAAACCGCCCCATTCACAATCAGCTAATGGCTGACAGCTTCACGGCTCATTTCTTACCGAGACAGTTCCTTGATTCCCTGGCAAGCATGCCGCTTGTGCGTCATCACCGATCGTGAGTTGCGACGTGGGCTAAGCCACGTTGAAATAGCGATGCAAGCCGTAAAAGGTGGCGCATCGATGATCCAGCTTCGGGACAAGGCAGCCGGACCGCGTCAGCTTCTGTACGAGGCTCGCCAAATTACCCAACTGTGTCGAGAGCACGGGGTTGCCTTCATTGTGAATGACAGGCTCGATCTGGCGCTCGCGGCCGATGCCGACGGTATCCACCTTGGACAGGATGACCTGCCTCCATGGAAGGCCCGCGCGCTCCTGGGGACAGGCAAGATCCTGGGGGTTTCGACTCACTCCATTGAACAGGCCCTCAGGGCCGCAGAACAGGGGGCCGATTATCTCGGCATCGGGCCGGTCTTCGCGACAGCCACGAAAGCGACCGGGTGCGAGCCGGTTGGCTGCGACACGATTCGACAACTGCGGGCCAGGCTCCCTCTCCCGATCGTGGGCATCGGTGGCATTAGCTTGAGTAACGTCGGAGAGGTCATTCGAGCCGGGGCCACCGGGGTCGCGGTGATCTCGGCAATCGTCAGCGCTAATGACATCACGGCTGCTACCGTCGCCTTTACGATAGCGATTCAGCAAGCGGAAGGTCATTGACAGCCCTTTCCCGTTATTTCTAGAGTCAACATTATGGTTACGCTTCTAAGTACTTGTTAAAATAGTGTTGAATGAAATGCGTATCCGTTGAGCGAAATTGTGTTGCCACTACTTCGACCAAGGAGGGGATGATGGGACGGCCGTGGTTGTCGCTGTGGAAGGCTCTCGCATTTATCATCCTCGTCGCCGCGAACGCCCATGCGGGCAGTACCATAAAGGTCGGGGTAGCCGGTCCGCTGACAGGCGATCAGGCCACCTTAGGACAGGAACTGAAGAACGGCGCTATCATTGCCGCGGAGGAGTGGAATGCCAAGGGAGGTCTTTTCGGACAACAGATCGAGATCGTCTGGGGTGACGACCAACACGATCCCAAGCAGGCCGTTGCAGTCGCCAATAAGTTCGTGAATGAAGGGGTCGTCGGGGTGATCGGCCATTTCAACAGTAGTTGCTCGATTCCGGCCTCCACCATCTATCGTGACGGTAAGGTCGTCCAACTCACCCCCGCCTCAACCAACCCCTTGTTCACTGAGCGCGGCCTGTGGAACGTCTTCCGCGTGTGCGGCAGAGACGATCAGCAGGGGAGCGTGGCAGCCAACTTCATCCTGAGGAAGCTGAAGAAAAGGAAAGTCGCCGTACTGCACGACAAGACGACCTATGGACAGGGGCTGGCCGATGAAACCGTCAAGGCGCTTGAGCAGGGCAAGATCAAGCCTGTCTACCACGGCGGCATCACACAGGGAGAAAAAGACTACCGACCGGTTCTGACGGCAATCAGACAGAGCGACCCCGAAGTCCTCTTCTACGGCGGCATCTATCCCGAGGCCATCATGCTCACGAAGCAGATGCGCGAGCTGGGGATGAAGACAATTTTTATCAGCGGCGACGGCGTCTGGGCCAAGGAGTTTACCGGCATTGCCGGCAAGGCTGCGGAGGGCGCCTTTATCACGTTTACTCCTGACCAAACGAAAATCAAGGAAGCCCAGGGAGTCATCAAGCGACACAAAGAAAAGTTCGGCGCTGAGGTAGGGGCCTACACCGTGTATAGCTATGTGGCTGCCACTCTCCTTTTTGAAGCGATTGCCGCGACCCGATCTACTGATAGCGTCGCGATCGCGGAGCATATCAGGAAGACGAAGTGGAAAACCGCCCTCGGACCGATCCAGTTCGACAAGAAGGGCGACGTGCTGGTGTCGCCTTACGTAGTGTGGGAGGTGAGGGGCGGGAAGTTCGTGGAAATCCAGTAGGCGGGAGATTACTTATAAGGTGAGGGAGGGAAGGGAACCATCTCTTCCCTCCTTTTGTGTTGAGGGGATATGCTGCTTCAACAGTTGGTGAACGGGCTGACGCTCGGAAGTGTCTATGCGCTGATCGCCTTAGGCTACACCATGGTCTACGGGATCATTGAACTGATAAACTTCGCCCACGGCGAGATCTACATGTTAGGCGCCTACATGGGGATCGTCACCTTCACCCTTCTGACTACGCTCCACCTGACCTCCCCGGATTCCGGCGTGGCCCTTCTCTGCATGATGCTCGCGGCGATCCTCTTCTGCGGCGCCTACGGCGTCACTATTGAACGGCTGGCCTACAGACCTCTGCGCACCGCCCCGCGCCTGTCTCCCCTCATCAGCGCTCTGGGGGTTTCGATCTTTCTCCAGAACTTTGTCATGTTGGCGCAGGGGCCCAGAGATAAAGGATTCC from Candidatus Methylomirabilis sp. includes these protein-coding regions:
- the thiE gene encoding thiamine phosphate synthase, which gives rise to MIPWQACRLCVITDRELRRGLSHVEIAMQAVKGGASMIQLRDKAAGPRQLLYEARQITQLCREHGVAFIVNDRLDLALAADADGIHLGQDDLPPWKARALLGTGKILGVSTHSIEQALRAAEQGADYLGIGPVFATATKATGCEPVGCDTIRQLRARLPLPIVGIGGISLSNVGEVIRAGATGVAVISAIVSANDITAATVAFTIAIQQAEGH
- a CDS encoding branched-chain amino acid ABC transporter substrate-binding protein, whose translation is MMGRPWLSLWKALAFIILVAANAHAGSTIKVGVAGPLTGDQATLGQELKNGAIIAAEEWNAKGGLFGQQIEIVWGDDQHDPKQAVAVANKFVNEGVVGVIGHFNSSCSIPASTIYRDGKVVQLTPASTNPLFTERGLWNVFRVCGRDDQQGSVAANFILRKLKKRKVAVLHDKTTYGQGLADETVKALEQGKIKPVYHGGITQGEKDYRPVLTAIRQSDPEVLFYGGIYPEAIMLTKQMRELGMKTIFISGDGVWAKEFTGIAGKAAEGAFITFTPDQTKIKEAQGVIKRHKEKFGAEVGAYTVYSYVAATLLFEAIAATRSTDSVAIAEHIRKTKWKTALGPIQFDKKGDVLVSPYVVWEVRGGKFVEIQ